The Paenibacillus sp. FSL R7-0204 genome includes a region encoding these proteins:
- a CDS encoding metal ABC transporter permease: protein MLGYEFMQRAFWAGGLIGLIGPLLGVYLMLRRQVLMADTLSHVSLAGVALGSVLGWNPALSGFAVAVAGGLIIEQLRRSYRTYSELPVAIIMTSGLALAVVLMSLKQNLTKSFSSYLFGSIVAVSDTQLKLIAVVAAAGLLYFIILRRPLYSLTFDEETAAISGVRTGWLSFSFAVLTGMTVAAAMPVVGVLLVSALIVLPASIALRIASGFTAAIMISVGVGLTGVFSGLTASYYINTPPGGTIALILLVFLLAAITVQKLIRLQSRRSLYSSKANEEKGSQNIC, encoded by the coding sequence ATGCTTGGTTACGAATTCATGCAACGCGCATTTTGGGCAGGAGGCCTGATCGGGCTGATTGGACCCTTGCTGGGAGTCTACCTGATGCTGCGCAGGCAGGTACTGATGGCCGATACGCTGTCTCATGTCTCCCTTGCCGGAGTAGCACTGGGTTCCGTACTGGGATGGAATCCTGCTCTGAGCGGATTCGCTGTAGCTGTAGCAGGAGGGCTGATTATTGAACAGCTGCGCCGCTCTTACCGTACATACAGCGAGCTTCCGGTTGCTATTATTATGACCTCCGGCCTGGCGCTGGCCGTCGTTCTGATGAGCCTGAAGCAGAATCTGACCAAGAGCTTCAGCTCCTATCTGTTCGGCTCCATCGTTGCCGTAAGTGATACTCAGCTTAAGCTGATCGCCGTGGTGGCCGCAGCCGGTCTTCTCTACTTCATCATTCTGCGCCGCCCATTGTACAGCCTGACCTTCGACGAAGAGACGGCCGCTATCAGCGGTGTACGTACCGGGTGGTTGTCCTTCTCGTTCGCCGTCCTAACCGGCATGACCGTTGCCGCAGCTATGCCGGTGGTGGGTGTGCTGCTCGTATCCGCTCTGATTGTGCTGCCCGCTTCTATAGCGCTGCGGATTGCATCGGGCTTCACGGCAGCCATAATGATCTCCGTCGGCGTGGGGCTGACCGGTGTGTTCAGCGGGCTTACAGCTTCCTACTATATCAACACGCCTCCAGGAGGCACGATTGCACTCATTCTGCTGGTATTTCTGCTAGCTGCCATTACCGTACAGAAGCTGATCCGGTTGCAAAGCCGCCGGAGCCTGTATTCCTCCAAAGCCAATGAAGAAAAGGGGTCTCAGAACATATGTTGA
- a CDS encoding metal ABC transporter substrate-binding protein, with amino-acid sequence MLVISGCGNNTATKAASSSPAASPSAAAEASSVPAADKLNIKVSFYPMYEFTKSITGDLANVEVLVPPGVEPHDWEPTAKDMADITDADVLVYNGAGMEGWAQQIVDGAAGSDLITIEASKGLQIIEGTEHEHEHEHEHEHSHEEGAAGEADHDHDHDHGGLDPHVWLDPVMAIQEVKTIEAALSAAFPGNAAAFHANSDAYIAKLEKLDQDFRAGLQNTKRKDFITQHAAFGYLAQQYGLTQVPIAGLSPEQEPSAAQMAKIVEFAKANKVTTIFFETLVSSSVADTIAQEIGAKTALLNPIEGLTEEDAAHNLDYLSLMRQNLEALIQALNE; translated from the coding sequence ATGCTGGTGATCTCCGGCTGCGGCAACAACACTGCGACGAAAGCTGCGTCTAGTAGTCCGGCGGCTTCACCATCGGCTGCGGCCGAAGCTTCATCTGTACCCGCAGCAGATAAATTGAACATTAAGGTTAGCTTTTATCCGATGTATGAATTTACGAAAAGCATTACCGGTGACCTCGCCAATGTGGAGGTGCTGGTCCCGCCCGGAGTCGAGCCGCATGACTGGGAGCCAACGGCGAAGGATATGGCCGATATTACGGATGCAGATGTGCTTGTCTATAATGGCGCAGGCATGGAGGGCTGGGCGCAGCAGATTGTGGACGGTGCTGCCGGAAGTGATTTGATTACGATAGAGGCGAGTAAAGGACTCCAGATTATCGAAGGAACAGAGCATGAACATGAGCACGAGCATGAGCATGAGCACAGCCATGAAGAGGGAGCTGCGGGAGAAGCTGACCACGACCATGATCACGACCATGGCGGTCTCGATCCGCATGTCTGGCTGGACCCGGTGATGGCTATCCAGGAGGTTAAGACCATTGAAGCAGCACTCTCCGCGGCATTTCCCGGAAATGCTGCTGCCTTCCACGCTAACAGCGATGCTTATATCGCCAAGCTGGAGAAGCTGGATCAGGATTTCAGAGCCGGGCTTCAGAACACGAAGCGCAAGGACTTTATTACGCAGCATGCCGCTTTTGGTTATCTGGCACAGCAATATGGCTTGACGCAGGTGCCGATTGCCGGGCTGTCGCCGGAGCAGGAGCCGTCTGCTGCACAGATGGCCAAGATTGTGGAGTTCGCCAAGGCGAATAAGGTGACTACGATTTTTTTCGAGACCTTGGTCTCCTCCAGTGTCGCTGATACTATTGCCCAGGAAATAGGAGCCAAGACCGCCTTGCTGAATCCAATCGAAG